From one Anoplolepis gracilipes chromosome 10, ASM4749672v1, whole genome shotgun sequence genomic stretch:
- the Zip gene encoding myosin heavy chain, non-muscle isoform X4, with protein MADVDSRVDRSDPELRFLSVDRNNFNDPATQAEWTQKKLVWVPHETQGFVAAGIKGERGDEVEVEIAETGKRVLVAKDDIQKMNPPKFDKVEDMAELTCLNEASVLHNLKDRYYSGLIYTYSGLFCVVVNPYKRLPIYTEKIMERYKGIKRHEVPPHVFAITDTAYRSMLQDREDQSILCTGESGAGKTENTKKVIQYLAYVAASKPKSNATPSPALIIGSGSVTEKFAGELEQQLLQANPILEAFGNAKTVKNDNSSRFGKFIRINFDASGYIAGANIETYLLEKSRAIRQAKDERTFHIFYQLLAGASPEQKKEYILEDPKHYPFLSNGALPVPGVDDSAEFFSTVKSMHIMGMTNEDFSSIFRIVSAVMLFGSMQFRQERNSDQATLPDNTVAQKISHLLGLSVTEMTKAFLKPRIKVGRDFVTKAQTKEQVEFAVEAISKACYERMFRWLVNRINRSLDRTKRQGASFIGILDMAGFEIFELNSFEQLCINYTNEKLQQLFNHTMFILEQEEYQREGIEWKFIDFGLDLQPTIDLIDKPMGIMALLDEECWFPKATDKTFVEKLVGAHNVHPKFMKTDFRGVADFAIIHYAGKVDYSAAKWLMKNMDPLNENVVSLLQASQDPFVCHIWKDAEIVGMAQQALTDTQFGARTRKGMFRTVSQLYKEQLAKLMVTLRNTNPNFVRCIIPNHEKRAGKIDAPLVLDQLRCNGVLEGIRICRQGFPNRIPFQEFRQRYELLTPNAIPKGFMDGKKACEKMIQALELDANLYRVGQSKIFFRAGVLAHLEEERDYKITDIIVNFQAFCRGFLARRNYQKRLQQLNAIRIIQRNCAAYLKLRNWQWWRLYTKVKPLLEVTKQEEKLTQKEDELKQVRDKLELQLHSAQEYERKYQQAIEEKTMLAEQLQAEVELCAEAEEMRARLAARKQELEEILHDLEARIEEEEERSAALTQEKKKLQLNISDLEEQLEEEEAARQKLQLDKVQCDAKIKKLEEDLALSDDTNQKLLKEKKILEERANDLSQTLAEEEEKAKHLSKLKTKHEATIADLEERLLKDHQQRQEVDRSKRKVETEVSDLKEQLAERKTQVEELQLQLGKREEELNQVMAKMDEEGAAKAQAQKALRELESQLAELQEDLEAEKAARGKAEKQKRDLNEELEALKNELLDSLDSTAAQQELRSKREQELATLKKNLEEETSSHEAILADMRHKHTQELTALNEQIDALKKTKAVLEKAKGSLEAENADLATELKSVNASRQESDRRRKQAEQQLVEINAKLAEVEKNKQELVDKVTKLQQEAESVMQQLETAELKASAALKASATCESQFTELQQQLEEETRQKLALSSKLRALESEKESLHDQLEEEEEAKRALDKQVLSLNIQLAEAKKRADEEAEAATVLEEARKRCTKDIEALQRQVEELQAANDKLDKSKKKIQAELEDSIIELEAQRAKVLELEKKQKNFDKVLAEEKAVSEQYAEQRDAAEREAREKETRVLSLTRELDELNEKVEELERGRRGLQSELDELVNNQGTADKNVHELEKAKRSLESQLQEQKSQVEELEDELQFTEDAKLRLEVNMQALRAQFERDLQTKEEQAEEKRRGLVKQLRDLEAELEDERKQRAAAIAARKKMEADYKDIEQQLEMHNKVKEDALKQLKKLQTQIKDCTRETEEARAARDELAAASKETERKVKSLEADLLQLTEDFASSERARRTAENERDELQEEVNNNANKGTLMLDEKRRLEARIATLEEELEEEQSNAEIVMDRARKGQIMIEQLTTDLATERSTTQKLESHKMLLERQNKELKAKLTELETAQRAKTKATIQQLESKINNLDEQLETEAKERFAQQKINRKLEKKYKELSLQLEDERRNSDQYKEQAEKINVRMKALKRQLDEAEEEISRHKTLKRKAQREMDDLIESNEELNRELTQMRNKYRPYVSVTLGERNEAVLK; from the exons ATGGCGGACGTGGACTCGAGGGTAGACCGGTCAGATCCGGAGCTGCGTTTCTTGTCGGTGGACAGGAACAACTTCAACGACCCGGCCACCCAGGCGGAATGGACGCAGAAGAAGCTGGTGTGGGTGCCGCACGAGACCCAGGGCTTCGTCGCCGCCGGCATCAAGGGCGAGCGCGGCGACGAGGTCGAGGTGGAGATCGCGGAGACCGGCAAGCGCGTGCTCGTCGCCAAGGACGACATACAGAAGATGAATCCGCCCAAGTTCGACAAGGTGGAGGATATGGCGGAGCTTACCTGTCTCAACGAGGCCTCGGTTCTGCATAACCTCAAGGACCGCTACTACTCCGGATTGATTTAC acatACTCTGGCCTCTTTTGCGTCGTAGTAAACCCCTATAAGAGACTGCCGATATACACAGAGAAGATCATGGAAAGGTACAAAGGCATTAAGAGACACGAAGTGCCGCCGCATGTCTTTGCAATTACTGATACGGCTTATCGCTCCATGTTGCAAG ATCGCGAGGACCAGTCGATTCTGTGCACCGGCGAGTCCGGCGCCGGCAAGACCGAGAACACGAAGAAAGTGATTCAATATTTGGCTTATGTAGCCGCGTCGAAACCCAAGTCTAACGCG ACTCCGAGCCCGGCATTAATCATA GGATCTGGGAGTGTCACGGAAAAGTTTGCG GGTGAGCTGGAGCAACAACTTCTTCAGGCAAATCCAATTTTAGAGGCGTTTGGCAATGCGAAGACCGTGAAGAACGATAACTCGTCTCGTTTC GGTAAATTTatcagaataaattttgacgCGTCCGGTTATATAGCCGGTGCAAACATCGAGACGTATCTTTTGGAAAAATCGAGGGCCATTCGACAAGCGAAAGATGAAAGAACTTTCCACATATTTTATCAACTATTGGCAGGTGCCTCGCCGGAACAGAAGA aggaatatatattagaagatCCGAAACACTATCCCTTCCTGTCAAACGGGGCTCTACCAGTGCCAGGTGTCGACGATTCCGCCGAATTCTTCTCCACAGTAAAGTCGATGCACATCATGGGCATGACCAATGAGGACTTTTCCTCCATCTTCCGTATCGTTTCCGCCGTGATGTTGTTTGGCTCGATGCAATTTCGTCAGGAACGTAATTCCGATCAGGCGACGTTGCCCGACAACACTGTGGCACAGAAAATCTCGCATCTGTTGGGTCTGAGCGTAACCGAGATGACGAAAGCCTTCCTGAAGCCGCGCATCAAGGTTGGCCGTGATTTCGTGACGAAGGCGCAGACGAAGGAGCAAGTGGAGTTTGCCGTGGAGGCGATCTCGAAGGCCTGTTACGAGAGAATGTTCCGTTGGCTAGTGAACAGAATCAATAGGTCTTTGGACAGAACAAAGCGACAGGGTGCCAGCTTTATTGGCATACTGGATATGGCCggtttcgagatattcgagtTGAACTCCTTCGAGCAGCtgtgtattaattatactaacGAGAAGTTGCAACAATTATTCAATCACACAATGTTCATCCTGGAACAGGAGGAGTATCAACGTGAAGGAATTGAATGGAAGTTTATAGACTTCGGATTGGATCTACAGCCAACGATTGATTTGATCGACAAACCGATGGGTATTATGGCGCTCTTGGACGAGGAATGTTGGTTCCCCAAAGCCACGGACAAGACATTTGTGGAGAAGTTAGTTGGCGCTCATAATGTCCATCCGAAGTTTATGAAGACTGATTTCCGCGGCGTAGCCGATTTTGCGATCATCCATTACGCCGGCAAGGTGGACTATTCTGCCGCCAAGTGGCTGATGAAAAACATGGACCCGTTGAACGAGAACGTTGTCAGTCTTCTGCAAGCCTCGCAGGATCCGTTTGTGTGTCACATTTGGAAGGACGCTGAAATCGTAGGTATGGCACAGCAGGCACTCACGGACACGCAATTCGGAGCGAGGACGAGAAAGGGCATGTTCAGAACAGTCTCACAATTGTACAAGGAACAGTTGGCCAAGTTGATGGTGACACTGCGCAATACGAATCCGAACTTCGTCAGGTGTATAATTCCGAATCACGAGAAGAGAGCCGGTAAGATTGATGCGCCGCTCGTGTTGGATCAACTTCGTTGCAATGGAGTATTGGAGGGTATCCGCATCTGCCGGCAAGGTTTTCCCAACAGAATTCCATTTCAAGAATTTAGACAACGCTACGAACTACTCACTCCGAATGCTATTCCTAAAGGATTTATGGATGGCAAGAAGGCTTGTGAAAAGATG attcaAGCATTGGAGTTGGATGCGAACCTTTATCGCGTTGGACAATCCAAAATCTTTTTCCGCGCCGGAGTGTTGGCACATTTAGAAGAGGAAAGAGACTACAAGATCACGGACATAATCGTCAATTTTCAAGCTTTTTGTCGCGGTTTCTTAGCCAGGCGTAATTATCAGAAGCGTCTGCAGCAGCTTAACGCGATCCGCATTATTCAGAGGAATTGCGCGGCCTATTTAAAGCTGCGTAACTGGCAATGGTGGCGGTTGTATACCAAGGTGAAACCACTGTTAGAAGTCACTAAGCAAGAGGAGAAACTTACGCAGAAAGAGGATGAACTGAAGCAAGTTCGCGATAAGCTGGAGTTACAGCTGCACTCGGCTCAGGAGTACGAACGTAAATATCAGCAGGCGATTGAAGAGAAAACTATGCTGGCTGAGCAACTGCAGGCGGAAGTCGAGCTCTGCGCGGAAGCCGAAGAGATGAGAGCTCGACTAGCTGCAAGAAAGCAGGAGCTTGAGGAAATTTTGCACGATCTGGAAGCGCGTAttgaggaagaagaagagagaagcgCCGCGTTGACTCAGGAGAAGAAAAAGCTACAGTTGAATATCAGTGATTTGGAAGAACAGCTGGAGGAAGAGGAAGCTGCTAgacaaaaattgcaattagaCAAGGTCCAATGCGACGCAAAGATTAAGAAATTAGAAGAAGATCTTGCTTTGTCAGACGACACCAATCAAAAGTTGCTAAAGGAGAAGAAAATTCTCGAGGAGCGCGCCAATGACCTCTCGCAGACTCTGgcagaggaagaggagaaggCCAAGCATTTGTCAAAACTGAAAACTAAACACGAAGCGACGATCGCCGATCTCGAGGAGAGACTTCTCAAGGATCATCAGCAACGTCAAGAGGTGGATAGATCTAAGAGGAAGGTCGAAACTGAGGTTTCGGACTTAAAGGAGCAATTGGCCGAGAGAAAAACACAAGTTGAGGAACTACAGCTTCAGCTTGGTAAACGCGAGGAAGAACTCAATCAAGTCATGGCAAAAATGGACGAGGAAGGCGCTGCTAAGGCGCAAGCTCAGAAAGCACTCAGGGAATTAGAGTCACAATTAGCCGAGCTTCAGGAAGATTTAGAAGCTGAAAAAGCGGCTAGAGGTAAAGCGGAGAAACAGAAGCGCGATCTGAATGAGGAACTTGAAGCATTAAAGAACGAATTGCTCGATTCTTTGGATTCTACTGCAGCTCAACAGGAGTTGAGAAGCAAGCGAGAGCAAGAACTTGCGACATTGAAAAAGAATCTAGAGGAGGAGACTTCGTCGCATGAAGCTATACTCGCTGACATGCGTCACAAGCATACACAAGAATTGACTGCTTTGAATGAACAAATAGACGCGTTGAAAAAGACAAAGGCAGTTTTGGAGAAAGCAAAAGGCTCCTTGGAAGCCGAGAACGCTGATCTGGCAACGGAATTAAAATCGGTCAACGCAAGCAGACAAGAGTCCGATCGACGTCGTAAACAGGCGGAACAACAGTTGGtggaaataaatgcaaaactGGCCGAAGTAGAAAAAAACAAGCAAGAATTGGTCGACAAAGTGACGAAATTGCAACAAGAAGCAGAGAGCGTAATGCAACAATTAGAAACTGCCGAACTGAAAGCATCCGCAGCATTAAAAGCTTCAGCCACCTGCGAGTCACAATTTACCGAACTTCAACAACAGTTAGAAGAAGAAACCCGACAGAAATTAGCTCTTAGTTCGAAGCTGCGCGCGTTAGAAAGTGAAAAGGAAAGCCTGCATGATCAGCttgaagaggaggaggaagcgAAACGTGCCTTGGACAAGCAAGTGCTAAGTTTGAATATACAACTGGCTGAAGCCAAGAAACGCGCCGACGAGGAAGCAGAAGCGGCCACTGTTCTCGAGGAGGCCCGAAAGCGTTGCACGAAAGACATCGAGGCTCTTCAGCGTCAAGTTGAGGAGTTGCAAGCGGCCAACGACAAACTGGACAAATCGAAAAAGAAGATTCAGGCGGAACTAGAAGATAGCATCATTGAATTGGAGGCACAACGAGCGAAAGTACTCGAACTGGAGAAGAAACAAAAGAACTTTGACAAGGTGCTCGCCGAAGAGAAGGCTGTGTCAGAACAGTATGCGGAGCAAAGGGACGCCGCGGAGAGAGAAGCACGTGAAAAGGAGACAAGAGTATTGTCGTTGACTCGCGAATTGGACGAGCTTAACGAGAAGGTTGAGGAATTGGAACGAGGGCGCCGAGGTCTGCAATCAGAGTTGGACGAGTTGGTAAATAACCAAGGTACAGCTGACAAAAATGTTCACGAATTGGAGAAAGCGAAACGTTCATTGGAGTCGCAACTACAAGAGCAGAAGTCGCAGGTAGAAGAGTTGGAGGATGAATTACAATTCACTGAGGACGCCAAGCTGCGGTTAGAAGTGAACATGCAAGCGTTGCGAGCACAGTTTGAGCGCGATCTCCAGACCAAGGAGGAGCAAGCGGAGGAGAAACGTCGAGGACTGGTGAAGCAGCTGCGTGATCTCGAGGCGGAGCTTGAGGACGAGAGGAAACAACGTGCCGCGGCTATCGCAGCGCGTAAGAAAATGGAAGCGGATTACAAGGACATCGAACAACAGTTGGAGATGCATAATAAAGTGAAGGAGGACGCGCTTAAGCAACTAAAGAAACTTCAAACTCAAATCAAGGATTGCACCAGAGAGACAGAGGAGGCCAGGGCCGCCAGAGACGAACTAGCGGCTGCCTCCAAGGAAACCGAGAGGAAGGTTAAGAGCTTAGAAGCTGACTTGTTGCAATTAACCGAGGACTTTGCTAGCAGCGAACGCGCCAGAAGAACCGCCGAAAACGAGAGGGACGAGTTGCAGGAAGAGGTCAATAACAATGCCAACAAAGGTACCCTGATGTTAGATGAGAAACGCAGATTGGAGGCGAGAATTGCCACTCTGGAGGAAGAACTGGAGGAAGAACAATCGAACGCTGAGATTGTGATGGATCGCGCCAGGAAGGGTCAGATTATGATCGAACAGTTGACAACGGACTTGGCGACCGAGCGATCCACCACACAAAAGTTGGAGTCGCACAAGATGCTGCTGGAGAGACAGAACAAGGAACTCAAGGCCAAATTGACCGAACTGGAAACTGCGCAACGTGCCAAGACCAAGGCCACGATACAGCAGTTGGAATCGAAGATTAATAATCTCGATGAGCAGCTCGAGACTGAAGCCAAGGAGAGATTTGCCCAGCAAAAGATCAACCGCAAgttggaaaagaaatataaggaGTTGAGTCTGCAACTTGAGGATGAGAGACGAAACTCTGACCAGTATAAAGAACAGGCGGAGAAGATCAATGTCAGGATGAAGGCGTTGAAGAGACAATTGGACGAGGCGGAGGAGGAGATTAGTAGGCATAAGACCTTGAAGCGGAAAGCGCAGAGAGAAATGGACGACTTGATAGAATCTAATGAGGAGCTTAATCGAGAATTGACGCAGATGAGGAATAAATACAG GCCGTACGTATCTGTAACGTTAGGCGAACGTAATGAGGCAGTATTAAAGTAG